In Nakamurella antarctica, the following are encoded in one genomic region:
- a CDS encoding ArsR family transcriptional regulator produces the protein MRTSASPLLPLLRSEVQGELLALLLLHPDESWSVTALSNTIGRPVQSVQREVARLAAAGIVTEQRTGNIKYVSANTDTPLYRPLAELMAVTYGPEPVLRGLIETIPATDEAYIYGSWAARRAGEPGPVPLDVDVIVIGAVPLSTLDDVAERAEASLHRPVHIRRISREDWDAAATPFIGEIKSRPLIPLRSAL, from the coding sequence ATGAGAACATCAGCCTCGCCGCTGCTGCCGCTGCTGCGGTCGGAAGTGCAAGGCGAACTCCTGGCACTTTTGCTTCTACACCCCGACGAGTCCTGGTCGGTCACCGCGCTGTCCAACACCATCGGCCGGCCTGTGCAGAGCGTCCAGCGGGAGGTGGCCCGTCTCGCTGCGGCTGGCATCGTCACTGAACAGCGAACCGGCAACATCAAGTATGTGTCAGCCAACACCGATACCCCCCTTTACAGGCCGCTGGCCGAACTGATGGCCGTCACTTACGGGCCGGAGCCGGTGCTACGCGGCCTGATCGAAACCATCCCGGCCACCGACGAGGCCTACATTTACGGCTCATGGGCAGCGCGGCGCGCGGGAGAGCCCGGCCCGGTCCCCCTGGACGTCGATGTCATCGTCATCGGCGCGGTACCGCTCAGCACGCTCGACGACGTCGCCGAACGTGCCGAGGCGAGCCTGCATCGGCCGGTTCACATCCGCCGGATCAGCCGCGAAGACTGGGACGCCGCGGCAACTCCGTTCATTGGTGAGATCAAGTCGCGACCTCTCATCCCGTTGAGGAGTGCACTCTGA
- a CDS encoding recombinase family protein — protein MSKLIGYARVSTKQQSTDRQEADLLSAGVRRDDLYVDHGVSGAQASRPQFARALDALIHGDTLVITTLDRLGRSTQNMLAFANKLRSRGAGLRVLNLGGGDVDTSSPMGSMLFTIMAALAQMEHEIKSERITDSISKRKAAGKNLGGRPRRITDSQIGSALSLIQSGTPAAQVTRDLGMSRATFYRRSRALNNEPMTSSSSTLLPQASS, from the coding sequence ATGTCGAAGCTGATCGGCTACGCGCGTGTTTCGACGAAACAGCAGTCAACTGACCGCCAGGAAGCGGACCTCCTATCCGCTGGGGTTCGGCGCGATGACCTCTACGTTGATCACGGAGTCTCCGGGGCGCAAGCATCGCGTCCCCAGTTCGCTCGAGCACTCGATGCGCTAATCCACGGCGACACCCTCGTGATCACGACGCTTGACCGGCTCGGCCGATCTACGCAAAATATGCTCGCGTTCGCTAACAAGCTGCGAAGCCGCGGTGCCGGGCTGCGTGTACTGAACCTGGGCGGAGGTGATGTTGATACGTCATCACCGATGGGGTCGATGCTGTTCACAATCATGGCCGCACTGGCGCAGATGGAACACGAGATTAAAAGTGAACGCATCACCGACTCAATCAGCAAACGCAAAGCGGCCGGCAAGAACCTCGGCGGTCGGCCTCGACGCATCACTGACAGCCAGATCGGCAGCGCCCTCAGCCTCATCCAAAGTGGCACACCAGCCGCCCAAGTAACGCGCGACCTCGGGATGTCCCGCGCGACGTTCTACCGAAGGTCACGAGCACTCAACAACGAACCGATGACCTCATCGTCTTCGACCTTGTTGCCGCAAGCTTCATCATAA
- a CDS encoding recombinase family protein → MSKLIGYARVWTKQQSTDRQEADLLSAGVRRDDLYVDHGVSGAQASRPQFARALDALIHGDTLVITTLDRLGRSTQNMLAFADELRGRGAGLRVLNLGGGDVDTSSPMGSMLFTIMAALAQMEHEIKSERITDSISKRKAAGKNLGGRPRRITDSQIGSALSLIQSGTPAAQVTRDLGMSRATFYRRSRALNNEPMTSSSSTLLPQASS, encoded by the coding sequence ATGTCGAAGCTGATCGGCTACGCGCGTGTTTGGACGAAACAGCAGTCAACTGACCGCCAGGAAGCGGACCTCCTATCCGCTGGGGTTCGGCGCGATGACCTCTACGTTGATCACGGAGTCTCCGGGGCGCAAGCATCGCGTCCCCAGTTCGCTCGAGCACTCGATGCGCTAATCCACGGCGACACCCTCGTGATCACGACGCTTGACCGGCTCGGCCGGTCTACGCAAAATATGCTCGCGTTCGCTGACGAGCTGCGAGGACGCGGTGCTGGGCTGCGTGTTCTGAACTTGGGCGGAGGTGATGTTGATACGTCATCACCGATGGGGTCGATGCTGTTCACGATCATGGCTGCACTGGCGCAGATGGAACACGAGATTAAAAGTGAACGCATCACCGACTCAATCAGCAAACGCAAAGCGGCCGGCAAGAACCTCGGCGGTCGGCCTCGACGCATCACTGACAGCCAGATCGGCAGCGCCCTCAGCCTCATCCAAAGTGGCACACCAGCCGCCCAAGTAACGCGCGACCTCGGGATGTCCCGCGCGACGTTCTACCGAAGGTCACGAGCACTCAACAACGAACCGATGACCTCATCGTCTTCGACCTTGTTGCCGCAAGCTTCATCATAA
- a CDS encoding type II toxin-antitoxin system RelE family toxin — MTWVIRTDRDFDRALKKLDRQVATRVLKTLITLESLDDPTKRCKALSGPYTGLWRLRVGDYRVILDIQREELVIIALDVGNRSSVYD, encoded by the coding sequence ATGACGTGGGTCATCCGCACGGATCGCGACTTTGACCGAGCGTTGAAGAAGCTGGACCGGCAGGTCGCCACGCGAGTATTGAAAACACTCATCACGCTGGAGAGCCTGGACGACCCCACGAAACGGTGCAAGGCCCTATCGGGCCCTTACACGGGCCTGTGGCGGCTACGGGTCGGCGACTACCGCGTGATCCTCGACATCCAGCGAGAAGAGCTGGTCATCATCGCCCTCGACGTGGGAAATCGCAGCAGCGTCTACGACTGA
- a CDS encoding class I SAM-dependent methyltransferase, protein MANSAEFAYSRRAEDYINLLGSMSAVHPSDQQLVATWADSLEGDAIDAGCGPGHWTDFLSERGVAARGIDQVPEFVESACSTYPSRAFLVGNLETLDASTCSVGGVLAWYSLIHHEPDKIHIPLHEFHRVLRPGGGLLVGFFEGATVEKFAHAVFPAYRWPVSAFSEKLRAVGFDVIETHARSTAGQRPHGAIQARRRGRP, encoded by the coding sequence GTGGCAAATTCGGCGGAGTTCGCATACTCCCGGCGCGCGGAAGATTACATCAATCTTCTTGGTTCGATGAGTGCAGTGCATCCTTCGGATCAGCAACTCGTGGCCACCTGGGCGGATAGCCTTGAGGGCGACGCCATCGATGCCGGGTGCGGGCCGGGCCATTGGACGGACTTCCTCAGCGAGCGCGGGGTCGCCGCCCGTGGAATTGACCAAGTGCCCGAGTTCGTTGAAAGTGCTTGCTCCACGTATCCCAGCCGTGCGTTCCTAGTGGGAAACCTCGAGACTCTGGATGCCAGCACTTGCTCAGTAGGTGGGGTGCTCGCTTGGTACTCGCTCATTCACCATGAGCCGGACAAAATCCATATCCCATTGCACGAGTTTCATCGTGTGCTGCGGCCCGGTGGTGGACTGCTGGTCGGCTTCTTTGAGGGCGCCACCGTGGAGAAATTCGCGCACGCAGTCTTTCCTGCTTACCGGTGGCCGGTGAGTGCCTTTAGTGAGAAGTTAAGAGCGGTGGGGTTCGACGTAATCGAAACGCATGCACGATCGACAGCTGGTCAACGGCCCCACGGGGCCATCCAGGCGCGACGCAGAGGGCGCCCGTAA
- the relB gene encoding type II toxin-antitoxin system RelB family antitoxin, which produces MAVKEVPRSLRLPVEVDERLSRLAAATGRSKSYYLRELVTAGIDDLEYAYGLITHAEAIRAGRRETRPLEDLMSEMDISRAELNAMPDQTA; this is translated from the coding sequence GTGGCGGTAAAAGAGGTTCCCCGATCCCTTCGTCTCCCCGTGGAGGTCGACGAACGGCTCTCAAGGCTGGCAGCTGCCACCGGACGGTCGAAGAGCTACTACCTGCGCGAGCTGGTCACCGCCGGGATTGACGACCTGGAGTACGCCTACGGGCTGATCACGCACGCCGAGGCCATCCGGGCCGGTCGACGCGAGACCCGGCCGCTTGAAGACCTAATGTCAGAGATGGACATCAGCCGCGCGGAACTGAACGCGATGCCTGATCAGACTGCATGA
- a CDS encoding RNA polymerase sigma factor: protein MGSEQLLDPLIPAPAPNDGVWIQELYDSQAAGLLKYLNRRVGAAAEDLLSEIFLAVIASAVSFDPQRGSPTAWLYGIASNVLRGYHRQEQRRLDTAARHNAHTTPIGNGPDTFVPGTVDAQRRIAELADRISALSPGDREVLLLSAWTALDTNEIATALGIPVGTVRSRLHRVRRQLREQGVGQLFNSSKNRADQ from the coding sequence ATGGGGTCTGAACAATTGTTGGATCCGCTGATTCCGGCGCCCGCGCCTAATGACGGCGTCTGGATTCAGGAGCTGTACGATTCGCAGGCAGCCGGATTACTCAAATATCTGAACCGCCGGGTGGGCGCAGCTGCCGAGGATCTATTGAGTGAAATATTCCTCGCGGTGATCGCAAGTGCTGTCAGCTTCGATCCGCAACGGGGATCACCAACTGCCTGGTTGTACGGAATCGCCTCGAATGTGCTTCGCGGTTATCACCGCCAGGAGCAACGACGCCTGGACACCGCTGCCCGACATAACGCTCACACCACCCCTATCGGCAACGGGCCGGACACCTTCGTGCCGGGAACCGTGGATGCCCAACGTCGGATAGCCGAACTGGCCGACCGGATCTCGGCGTTGAGCCCAGGTGATCGGGAGGTGCTGCTGCTCAGCGCCTGGACCGCCCTAGACACGAACGAAATTGCAACGGCGCTGGGCATTCCGGTGGGAACGGTGCGTTCACGACTCCACCGAGTACGCCGACAGTTACGAGAGCAAGGCGTTGGCCAGCTATTCAACTCCTCAAAGAATCGAGCCGATCAATGA
- a CDS encoding AAA family ATPase translates to MQPAKTTEVIFISGRSGVGKTSVAAELSRLFAIEDIVHALIEGDNLDQAHPEPWRDGIDLAEQNLAAMWRNYRAAGYSRLIFTNTVSVLEMPSLSAALGADVSAIGALLTANDSTAADRLAQREIGSGLEDAIKRSKAAAAKLQLNASSAVHRISTDRREVCAIATEVKAISGWGGAEQ, encoded by the coding sequence ATGCAACCAGCGAAAACGACCGAGGTGATTTTCATCAGTGGGCGCTCTGGAGTTGGGAAAACCTCAGTAGCTGCGGAACTCTCGCGGTTGTTTGCGATTGAGGACATCGTCCATGCTCTGATCGAGGGCGACAACCTTGATCAGGCGCATCCCGAGCCCTGGCGGGACGGCATCGATCTCGCCGAACAAAACCTTGCCGCGATGTGGAGAAACTACCGAGCTGCAGGTTACTCGCGCTTGATCTTCACAAACACTGTGAGCGTGCTGGAGATGCCGAGTCTGTCCGCAGCCCTCGGTGCGGATGTCAGCGCAATAGGTGCGCTCCTCACGGCGAACGATTCCACCGCTGCCGATCGGTTGGCGCAACGCGAAATCGGGTCAGGGTTAGAAGATGCAATCAAGCGCAGTAAGGCAGCTGCGGCGAAACTTCAGCTCAACGCGTCGTCGGCGGTGCACCGTATATCCACCGACCGACGCGAAGTCTGCGCCATTGCGACCGAAGTCAAGGCAATCTCTGGATGGGGAGGAGCTGAACAATAG
- a CDS encoding GNAT family N-acetyltransferase — MPPILRQFRSADSGAVVDAFADPDMARQGSVADLDQGGAWINAMASGTRHRHVFAIDLDGTAIGAVGVTSIDRENLTGWFWYWLHREHRGRGTASRAAATVANWALGPGRLYRLELGHRATNPASGVVAKAAGFMREGAERGKFLIAGNSVDVLTYGRLTTDPTPTTPPLE, encoded by the coding sequence GTGCCACCTATCCTCCGGCAGTTCCGCTCCGCCGATTCCGGGGCCGTAGTGGATGCGTTCGCCGATCCGGACATGGCTCGGCAAGGAAGCGTCGCCGACCTCGACCAAGGCGGAGCATGGATCAACGCCATGGCGTCAGGAACCCGCCACCGTCACGTCTTCGCCATCGACCTGGACGGAACGGCGATCGGCGCGGTCGGTGTCACCTCGATCGACCGGGAAAATTTGACCGGCTGGTTCTGGTATTGGTTGCACCGTGAGCATCGCGGCCGCGGGACTGCATCGCGAGCGGCCGCCACCGTCGCGAACTGGGCTTTGGGTCCAGGCCGGCTCTATCGACTCGAGCTAGGACACCGGGCCACCAATCCCGCGTCCGGGGTCGTGGCTAAAGCCGCCGGGTTCATGCGCGAGGGCGCGGAGCGCGGGAAATTCCTCATCGCAGGAAACAGCGTGGACGTCCTGACCTACGGGCGCCTGACCACGGATCCAACCCCGACGACGCCCCCGCTCGAATAG
- a CDS encoding RHS repeat-associated core domain-containing protein — MTYTKNYQTVADSRWHYPNIHGDNIITTLPTGTIDGTVKVYDPYGAPITTGGTPDFDAVPNTNPSAYDTGWLGQHQRMAEHTANLTYTHMGARVYDPTTGRFNSIDPVAGGGANDYAYPTDPINMTDLDGRFWWWVPIATYRVYKAIKAGPPKPTGVITKGNALGKVLSKMEVGGVYVSRHSNKWPGISWGYQINYAVNKNGLGGIVWKYGITSVDSAPNERADSQKPTCERRTGTKCRVAYQITFPNRQAARNWELGICGAYLSRYGGVPPGSTRC, encoded by the coding sequence GTGACATACACAAAGAACTACCAAACCGTCGCAGATAGCAGGTGGCATTACCCGAACATTCACGGCGACAACATCATCACCACCCTGCCCACCGGAACCATCGACGGGACGGTGAAGGTCTACGACCCCTACGGCGCCCCCATCACCACCGGCGGAACCCCAGACTTCGACGCTGTCCCGAACACCAACCCCTCCGCCTACGACACGGGGTGGCTCGGTCAGCACCAACGGATGGCCGAACACACCGCCAACCTCACCTACACCCACATGGGCGCCCGCGTTTACGACCCCACCACCGGCCGGTTCAACAGCATCGACCCCGTCGCCGGCGGCGGCGCCAACGACTACGCCTACCCCACCGACCCCATCAACATGACAGACCTCGACGGCCGCTTCTGGTGGTGGGTACCTATAGCAACGTATCGAGTGTATAAAGCAATCAAAGCCGGTCCGCCAAAGCCGACCGGAGTGATAACCAAAGGCAATGCGCTAGGTAAAGTCCTCAGTAAGATGGAAGTCGGTGGGGTGTATGTTTCCCGTCATTCAAACAAATGGCCAGGCATATCTTGGGGTTACCAAATAAACTACGCGGTAAATAAGAACGGGTTAGGAGGTATAGTATGGAAATATGGCATTACATCAGTGGATTCAGCACCGAATGAGAGGGCCGACTCTCAAAAGCCTACGTGTGAAAGGCGGACTGGCACAAAATGCAGAGTTGCTTACCAAATTACTTTTCCAAATAGGCAAGCTGCCAGAAATTGGGAGCTAGGTATTTGTGGCGCTTATCTGAGTAGATACGGCGGAGTTCCGCCAGGTTCTACTCGATGCTAA
- a CDS encoding GNAT family N-acetyltransferase, whose translation MGSGARTFVGVGDGSDCGRPTRWLRQRCLGRWGHAFLIDTRTRPTHRRQGLGVAIVARAAEEASAAGCEWLFVDFEPSLTAFYIAACGFRATPAGLIHLSS comes from the coding sequence GTGGGATCAGGTGCGAGAACATTCGTTGGGGTGGGTGACGGCTCGGACTGCGGCCGACCAACTCGTTGGCTTCGTCAACGTTGCCTGGGACGGTGGGGGCATGCGTTCCTCATCGACACGAGGACTCGACCAACCCACCGACGACAAGGTCTCGGAGTGGCCATCGTCGCCCGAGCAGCTGAAGAAGCAAGTGCGGCAGGATGCGAGTGGCTATTCGTCGATTTCGAGCCGTCACTGACCGCGTTCTACATTGCGGCGTGCGGATTTCGTGCAACACCAGCCGGGTTGATCCACCTTTCTAGCTGA
- a CDS encoding RHS repeat-associated core domain-containing protein, which translates to MRTIAPDGAGGTVTITYIRDTADRVTARIIARSATPAENGTFLYGFTSTDDFADLDLGAGNVMITRINSLPGGVTYTKNYQTVADSRWHYPNIHGDNIITTLPTGTIDGTVKVYDPYGAPITAGGTLDFDAVPNTNPSAYDAGWLGEHQRMAEHTANLTYTQMGARVYDPTTGRFNSIDPVPGGGANDYAYPTDPINITDLDGRLWFIATAYRVYKALRDGPPKPTGVITKGTALGKIVSKMKVGGVYVSRSSNKWPGPSWGYTIFYGPGITWKYGITSVDSAPQDRPQSQLPLCEKDTGKKCGFPPMLTFPNKQAARNWELSMCRSHVAAWGELPRGSRRC; encoded by the coding sequence GTGCGGACCATTGCCCCTGATGGTGCCGGCGGGACTGTCACCATCACCTACATTCGGGACACCGCAGACCGGGTCACCGCGAGGATCATCGCCCGTTCCGCCACCCCGGCGGAGAACGGCACTTTCCTGTACGGGTTCACCTCCACCGATGATTTCGCTGACCTGGACCTCGGCGCCGGCAATGTCATGATCACCCGAATTAATAGCCTCCCCGGCGGGGTGACGTACACCAAGAACTACCAAACCGTCGCAGATAGCAGGTGGCATTACCCGAACATTCACGGCGACAACATCATCACCACCCTGCCCACCGGGACCATCGACGGAACGGTGAAGGTCTACGACCCCTACGGCGCCCCCATCACCGCCGGCGGGACCCTGGACTTCGACGCTGTCCCGAACACCAACCCCTCCGCCTACGACGCGGGGTGGTTGGGTGAGCACCAGCGGATGGCTGAACACACCGCCAACCTCACCTACACCCAAATGGGCGCCCGCGTTTATGACCCCACCACCGGCCGGTTCAACAGCATCGACCCCGTCCCCGGCGGCGGCGCAAACGACTACGCCTACCCCACCGACCCCATCAACATCACCGACCTCGACGGCCGACTATGGTTCATTGCCACAGCCTACCGAGTGTATAAGGCACTGAGGGACGGTCCGCCAAAGCCGACCGGAGTGATAACCAAAGGCACTGCACTAGGTAAAATCGTCAGTAAGATGAAAGTCGGTGGAGTCTATGTTTCCCGCAGCTCCAATAAATGGCCAGGACCGTCTTGGGGCTACACGATCTTTTACGGTCCTGGCATAACTTGGAAGTACGGAATCACGTCAGTAGATTCCGCTCCCCAAGATCGACCACAATCTCAATTACCTTTGTGCGAAAAGGACACTGGCAAAAAGTGCGGGTTTCCACCTATGCTTACCTTCCCAAACAAGCAGGCCGCCAGAAACTGGGAGCTAAGCATGTGTCGTAGCCACGTAGCAGCATGGGGAGAATTGCCTAGAGGCTCAAGAAGATGCTAA
- a CDS encoding CU044_5270 family protein, whose translation MTTNRRGTTWSDSELDEALAGLNNDNPSETRILNSVRTKLFTNNETAADTKTPRTLVASNRADASSELSSVRPIRTRARSVSAAGIIAAGILVFFIPSLLKSDPDRGSATAAASGALNLAASFAVTTIDKPVGPGQYRLIQTHDWHYVFAGDLPDVAMFETTYDVWAPADLWSADSQWLHTRTRTGNRIWVVGNEEQAKANGYLDQVLTDTGTENGTWQAPCGDFFGQEGCNRVGNWSDPTEAFLASLPRDPSALFNRMAQDIYTDKGRTLGPQVFDMALDALQSGLYPADLRAAIYQALTFVDGLDVTSDSVNVDGRAGLGLALDGDGPTRTELVIDPNTGDFIGEREINIDETTSIPMGATIAFTAVRTDVVDEAGQLPPN comes from the coding sequence ATGACCACAAACAGGCGAGGTACTACCTGGAGCGACTCAGAATTGGATGAGGCCCTCGCCGGGTTGAACAACGACAACCCCTCAGAAACCCGGATTCTGAACTCTGTACGGACAAAGCTGTTTACAAATAACGAAACCGCAGCCGATACCAAGACACCCAGAACGCTCGTGGCGTCGAACCGGGCCGACGCCTCATCCGAACTGTCATCGGTGCGACCAATCCGCACACGCGCACGATCGGTATCCGCCGCCGGCATCATCGCCGCCGGCATCCTTGTGTTCTTCATCCCAAGCCTGCTGAAAAGCGATCCAGACCGAGGTTCAGCCACCGCGGCCGCGTCCGGTGCGCTCAACCTAGCCGCATCCTTTGCGGTGACCACCATCGACAAACCGGTGGGACCGGGACAGTACCGGCTGATCCAAACCCACGACTGGCACTACGTTTTCGCAGGTGACCTACCGGATGTGGCGATGTTTGAGACAACTTACGACGTCTGGGCGCCAGCAGACCTATGGAGCGCCGACTCACAGTGGCTCCACACACGCACCAGAACCGGAAATCGAATCTGGGTGGTCGGCAACGAAGAACAAGCCAAAGCCAACGGCTACCTGGACCAGGTGTTGACCGATACCGGAACAGAAAACGGCACCTGGCAGGCACCTTGCGGAGACTTCTTCGGGCAGGAAGGATGCAACCGAGTGGGAAACTGGTCTGACCCCACCGAAGCCTTTCTCGCCTCGTTACCACGTGATCCCAGTGCCCTGTTCAACAGAATGGCACAGGACATCTACACCGACAAAGGACGGACCCTGGGCCCGCAGGTGTTCGACATGGCCTTAGACGCGTTGCAGTCCGGGCTCTACCCGGCCGACCTGCGCGCAGCGATCTATCAGGCACTCACTTTCGTGGACGGTCTGGATGTGACCAGCGACTCGGTCAACGTCGACGGCAGAGCCGGTCTGGGCCTCGCTCTGGACGGCGACGGCCCCACCCGCACCGAACTAGTCATCGACCCCAACACCGGCGACTTCATTGGCGAACGAGAAATCAATATCGACGAAACCACGAGCATCCCAATGGGAGCCACTATTGCATTCACCGCAGTCCGCACCGACGTAGTCGACGAAGCAGGGCAACTACCACCAAACTGA